From Paracoccus suum, the proteins below share one genomic window:
- a CDS encoding FkbM family methyltransferase: protein MNEGRQTRVLIIGSCASRDIFALSPSPDFVISDYYARSSFAVLNAHPLVDHALLARIDSPFQRRMVLRDMDKSLLAALRDDDFDLILLDFIDERFDILLRASGDAVTVSPEFLSGADSAAGSMAGRRLVNSDPERYDRWREGLIHFATLIKARGWQERLVVNRVFWALTDQSGAPIDEYPAAVAKRQNLLLAKMYDALAEALPQTRWLTYQTDSLLADHGHKWGLEPFHYQQSIYDTAISQLREIIQAGEIAGQNDPSSRHRPSAALHMPAAPGDTIQPGAQPIALKSQGLKQTHTEDLMAESRSPVDEVKAHQPTRAEPVVTSDEATPAAPDGPFEVIEGDRSYRMVLPDSATDYIQKGIAQTREPYEREMLRDMASRLSPGDLVLDIGANIGNHAMYLAVVADCRVIAFEPNPHLVEAIEQSIAENDLGERLSIRKFGVGASAGRAKFGVERPENLGGQHLELGAGEIDVVTLDSQSFPGPVRAIKIDVEGMESAVLAGAEDLIKRDQPILYVECENEASFRAVLRLLHPLGYKYWDTFNATPTHLFLPSALADQKDRLEQAGLRLAVESYRSGLELARLKKALSEANTKYRNVSEQLQAARKDTAAIRSAVESKTAALSGALADIKSLTADYDRIQADLRDAKAKAQIHAMDMAAAKTRREADQREIAELQSQLVGVRSESQKRQIEAETARQKLDAANTKYRELTGRYDQTVPQLRAALTMTERRLREAQGQNSLLRGRLVSMANSRTYRAGEVLRDGAASVRGFAAIPVRMARVFRTHLDSPPPGLLPPPVEAAPPARPGPVAAPTSGPPPGEAPQAASSTEVQAKAAAAPAITAPIFRDGYAPPEPLAAREGAARVADILLAPRKDLRVAAIMDDFTYTCFAPEADLLGLTAGNWQSEIEGFKPDLLFVESAWRGKNDSWDRKIGHRSQELHDLVGWCRKNGVPTVFWNKEDPVHYTSFLSTAKLFDHVFTTDIDCIHLYRQALRHDRVWLLPFACQPRVHNPIELFARRDAINFAGAYYTRYPERTRDLENFTAGLPLLRPLDIFDRNWGRDDPNYAFPESFRTFIVGTLPASRIDVAYKGYRYAINLNSVKQSQSMFARRVYELLASGTVTISNFSRGLRMMFGDLVISSDDHGEVTRRFEKVADQPGHADRLRLAGLRKIMSQHTSADRLAYVVSKALPDRAPQADLPAVTVIAHAPDEESARHLLAAFTAQTHRDARLLLIAPEGFRAADHDPRVRLLSEGEAPPDLTEELAAGWLACFSAKDYYGPNYLRDLVLATRYSGADVIGKAAYPTGDGTLMDPAAAYIPVAGISRRRGIIRGALLNEQDRAGLLDGIDTGDWRADRVLSVDPFNYCHEVADRTTIASVVDDLRGIDPGLPLPEILSRAESIKPADMPATARRLDNRDLARLFRGQSAPGVQIVVSPISFEVASELADGKHAYIYSTTSLRPSEVLENGVLRCHVDVSPGLSISFVMIWLDAKGSRLGHAMIHPLRNETAEPPAGTASVRLGLRVLGSGMCEIKSLDLTHRQLTPSTLLDRGRVLIVTNQYPAYSDLYRNAFLHSRVRRYAALGLRPSVLRFRESVAPTFTEFENTDVMTADRVTLDKMLAEGGYDTVAVHFLTPEVWDILRPHLDRVRVVVWCHGVDIQPWTRRAFLYTTPAEREAAQRASDARMAFWHGVLRPQHPNLKLVFVSQQLADTAAEDLGISFVPGQIEVIHNPIDTGIFAYQPKKTEDRLKVLLLRPFASSVYANDLAVAAIRILSAKPWFDQMHFRIAGDGPLLEETVAPLRGMDNVEIQKGFLSHTEIAGLHREAGIFLVPTRTDTHGVSRDEAMASGLVPVTTAVAAVPEFVDETCGILVPPDDAQALADAIERLYHEPDLFLRLSEAAARRVRAQSDADLMIEREISVLTSVGT from the coding sequence ATGAACGAAGGCCGCCAGACCCGAGTGCTGATCATCGGAAGTTGCGCCAGCCGCGACATCTTTGCGCTCAGCCCGAGTCCGGATTTCGTGATTAGCGACTATTATGCCCGCAGCAGTTTTGCGGTGCTTAACGCGCATCCGCTAGTGGACCATGCGCTCCTGGCCCGCATCGACAGCCCGTTTCAGCGCCGCATGGTATTGCGGGACATGGACAAGAGCCTGCTCGCCGCCTTGCGGGATGACGATTTCGATCTGATCTTACTGGATTTCATCGACGAGCGATTTGATATCTTGTTACGGGCGAGCGGTGACGCGGTCACAGTTTCCCCCGAATTCTTATCTGGGGCTGATTCCGCTGCTGGTTCTATGGCGGGTCGTCGCTTGGTGAATAGCGATCCAGAGCGTTACGATCGGTGGCGAGAAGGCCTGATCCACTTTGCTACCCTGATCAAGGCGCGAGGCTGGCAGGAACGGCTGGTGGTGAATCGCGTATTCTGGGCGCTGACAGATCAATCGGGCGCTCCAATCGACGAATATCCCGCGGCCGTGGCGAAACGTCAGAATCTTTTACTTGCAAAAATGTATGACGCCCTGGCTGAGGCGCTGCCGCAAACACGATGGTTGACATATCAAACAGACTCTCTGTTGGCCGATCATGGGCACAAATGGGGCCTCGAACCGTTTCACTATCAGCAAAGCATTTACGATACCGCGATTTCCCAGCTACGAGAGATCATTCAGGCGGGCGAGATCGCTGGTCAGAATGATCCTTCCTCCCGGCACCGCCCTTCGGCCGCCCTTCACATGCCAGCTGCGCCGGGAGATACCATTCAGCCGGGGGCTCAACCCATCGCCCTCAAGTCGCAAGGCTTGAAACAGACCCATACGGAAGATTTGATGGCCGAATCGCGCAGCCCTGTTGACGAAGTAAAGGCGCATCAGCCAACGCGCGCCGAGCCGGTCGTCACCTCTGACGAGGCCACGCCTGCCGCCCCCGACGGTCCGTTCGAGGTCATCGAAGGGGACCGCAGTTATCGGATGGTCCTGCCGGATTCTGCCACGGACTACATCCAGAAGGGCATTGCCCAGACGCGCGAACCTTACGAGCGCGAAATGCTGCGCGACATGGCGTCGCGCCTATCGCCAGGCGATCTGGTCCTCGATATCGGCGCGAATATCGGTAATCACGCGATGTATCTGGCCGTCGTCGCAGATTGCCGCGTCATTGCCTTCGAGCCCAACCCCCACCTTGTTGAGGCGATCGAACAGTCCATCGCCGAAAATGATCTCGGCGAGCGGCTGTCGATCCGCAAATTCGGGGTCGGCGCCAGCGCTGGTCGGGCAAAGTTCGGCGTCGAGCGTCCAGAAAATCTGGGTGGCCAACACCTCGAGTTGGGCGCGGGTGAAATTGACGTTGTGACGCTTGACTCGCAGTCGTTTCCGGGACCAGTCCGCGCCATCAAGATCGACGTGGAGGGAATGGAAAGCGCGGTTCTCGCCGGAGCCGAGGATCTAATCAAGCGCGACCAGCCGATACTGTATGTCGAGTGTGAAAACGAGGCCAGCTTTCGTGCCGTCCTGCGTCTGCTGCACCCTTTGGGCTATAAGTACTGGGATACGTTCAACGCGACGCCGACCCATCTTTTCCTCCCGTCGGCGTTGGCAGACCAGAAAGACCGGTTGGAACAAGCGGGCTTGCGCCTCGCGGTTGAATCGTATCGCAGCGGATTGGAACTTGCGCGCCTCAAAAAGGCCCTGAGCGAAGCGAACACCAAATACCGCAACGTGAGTGAACAGTTGCAGGCCGCGCGCAAGGACACGGCGGCGATTCGCAGCGCGGTCGAGAGCAAGACGGCCGCGCTGTCAGGCGCACTCGCCGATATCAAATCGCTGACTGCGGACTACGACCGCATCCAGGCCGACTTGCGTGACGCCAAGGCCAAAGCCCAGATCCATGCGATGGATATGGCTGCCGCCAAAACCCGGCGCGAGGCTGATCAGCGGGAGATCGCCGAACTCCAGAGCCAGCTGGTTGGTGTCCGCAGCGAGAGCCAAAAACGGCAGATTGAGGCCGAGACCGCGCGCCAGAAACTTGACGCCGCAAATACCAAGTACCGCGAACTGACAGGTCGTTACGACCAGACCGTCCCGCAACTGCGGGCGGCGCTGACCATGACCGAGCGGCGGCTGCGTGAAGCTCAGGGGCAGAACTCGCTGCTGCGCGGTCGACTGGTCAGCATGGCCAACAGCCGCACCTATCGCGCCGGCGAGGTGCTGCGCGATGGCGCCGCCTCGGTGCGCGGCTTTGCCGCCATTCCGGTGCGGATGGCGCGGGTGTTCCGCACCCATCTCGACTCGCCGCCGCCGGGTCTTTTGCCCCCGCCCGTCGAAGCGGCACCTCCGGCGAGGCCCGGGCCGGTCGCCGCGCCCACGTCGGGGCCCCCACCCGGGGAGGCGCCGCAGGCCGCATCCTCGACCGAGGTGCAGGCCAAGGCCGCCGCCGCACCCGCCATCACGGCGCCGATCTTTCGTGATGGTTACGCCCCGCCGGAGCCCCTCGCCGCGCGCGAGGGCGCGGCGAGAGTTGCCGACATTCTGCTTGCTCCGCGCAAGGACCTGCGTGTCGCCGCAATCATGGACGATTTCACCTACACCTGCTTTGCGCCCGAGGCCGATCTGCTCGGCCTGACCGCCGGCAACTGGCAGTCCGAGATCGAGGGCTTCAAGCCGGACCTTCTGTTCGTTGAATCTGCTTGGCGCGGCAAGAACGACAGCTGGGACCGCAAGATTGGCCACCGCAGCCAGGAACTGCATGACCTGGTGGGATGGTGCCGCAAGAATGGCGTGCCGACGGTCTTCTGGAACAAGGAAGATCCGGTCCACTACACCTCTTTTCTGAGCACCGCCAAGCTGTTCGACCACGTCTTTACGACCGATATCGACTGCATCCACCTCTACCGGCAGGCGCTGCGCCACGACCGGGTCTGGCTGCTGCCCTTCGCCTGCCAGCCGCGCGTGCACAATCCGATCGAACTGTTCGCCCGCCGCGATGCGATCAACTTCGCCGGCGCGTATTATACCCGCTACCCCGAGCGGACCCGCGATCTGGAAAACTTCACCGCCGGCCTGCCGCTGCTGCGACCGCTCGACATCTTTGACCGCAACTGGGGCAGGGACGACCCGAACTACGCCTTTCCGGAGTCCTTCAGGACGTTCATCGTCGGCACGCTGCCGGCGAGCCGGATCGACGTCGCTTACAAGGGCTATCGCTACGCGATCAACCTGAATTCGGTGAAGCAATCGCAGAGCATGTTTGCCCGGCGCGTCTATGAACTGCTCGCCTCGGGTACCGTGACGATCAGCAATTTCTCGCGCGGGCTGCGCATGATGTTCGGGGATCTGGTGATCTCGTCGGACGATCACGGCGAGGTTACGCGCCGATTTGAAAAGGTCGCGGACCAGCCCGGCCATGCCGACCGGCTGCGCCTTGCAGGTTTGCGCAAGATCATGTCGCAGCATACCTCGGCCGACCGGTTGGCCTATGTCGTCTCAAAGGCGCTGCCGGATCGCGCGCCGCAGGCGGACCTGCCAGCCGTGACGGTCATCGCCCACGCGCCGGACGAGGAATCTGCACGCCACCTGCTCGCCGCGTTCACCGCCCAGACCCACCGCGACGCCAGGCTGCTGCTGATTGCCCCGGAAGGGTTCAGGGCGGCGGACCACGATCCGCGCGTGCGCCTGCTATCCGAGGGGGAAGCCCCGCCCGACCTGACTGAAGAACTGGCGGCTGGCTGGCTGGCTTGCTTCAGCGCCAAGGACTATTACGGGCCGAACTACCTGCGCGATCTGGTGCTCGCGACTCGCTACAGCGGGGCGGATGTGATCGGCAAGGCTGCCTACCCCACGGGGGATGGCACGTTGATGGACCCGGCCGCGGCCTATATCCCGGTCGCGGGCATTTCCCGCCGGCGGGGGATCATCCGTGGCGCATTGCTGAACGAACAGGACCGCGCGGGGCTGCTTGACGGAATCGATACCGGTGACTGGCGAGCCGATCGCGTCCTGTCGGTCGATCCGTTCAACTACTGCCATGAGGTCGCGGACCGCACCACCATCGCCAGCGTGGTCGACGACCTGCGCGGCATCGACCCCGGCCTGCCCCTGCCCGAGATCCTCTCGAGGGCCGAGTCCATCAAGCCGGCAGACATGCCGGCGACGGCACGCCGTCTCGACAACCGTGATTTGGCCCGGCTGTTCCGCGGCCAAAGCGCACCGGGTGTTCAGATCGTCGTCTCACCGATCTCGTTCGAGGTCGCCTCCGAATTGGCCGACGGCAAGCATGCCTACATCTACAGCACGACATCGCTCCGCCCGTCCGAGGTTCTCGAGAATGGAGTGTTGCGTTGTCATGTCGACGTGAGCCCGGGCCTCTCGATTTCGTTCGTAATGATTTGGCTCGACGCCAAGGGCAGCCGCCTTGGCCACGCGATGATCCATCCGCTGCGCAACGAGACCGCCGAGCCCCCCGCCGGCACCGCCTCGGTTCGACTCGGCCTGCGCGTCCTCGGCAGCGGTATGTGCGAGATCAAGTCGCTCGACCTGACCCATCGGCAGTTGACGCCGAGCACCCTGTTGGACCGGGGGCGGGTGTTGATCGTCACAAACCAATACCCGGCCTATTCGGACCTCTATCGTAACGCCTTCCTGCACAGTCGGGTGCGCCGCTATGCCGCCCTCGGGCTCCGCCCCTCCGTATTGCGCTTCCGAGAGAGCGTCGCGCCGACCTTCACCGAGTTCGAAAACACCGACGTGATGACGGCTGACCGTGTGACGCTCGACAAGATGCTCGCCGAGGGCGGTTATGACACCGTGGCAGTTCATTTCCTGACGCCGGAAGTGTGGGACATCCTGCGACCGCATCTAGATCGGGTGAGGGTGGTCGTCTGGTGCCACGGCGTAGACATTCAGCCTTGGACGCGGCGCGCATTCCTTTACACCACGCCAGCAGAGCGTGAGGCGGCACAGCGCGCCAGTGATGCGCGTATGGCCTTCTGGCACGGCGTTCTGAGGCCGCAACATCCGAACCTGAAGCTGGTGTTCGTCTCGCAGCAGCTTGCGGATACGGCGGCTGAGGATCTGGGGATCAGCTTTGTGCCTGGCCAAATCGAGGTCATTCACAATCCGATCGACACCGGGATATTTGCCTACCAGCCCAAAAAAACCGAAGACAGGCTAAAAGTACTGCTGCTTCGGCCGTTTGCATCCAGCGTATACGCCAATGATCTGGCGGTCGCCGCGATTCGGATCCTGTCAGCCAAGCCTTGGTTCGACCAGATGCACTTCCGCATCGCAGGTGACGGCCCGCTGTTGGAGGAGACGGTGGCCCCGCTGCGCGGCATGGATAATGTCGAAATCCAGAAAGGCTTTCTGTCGCATACCGAGATCGCGGGCCTTCACCGTGAGGCCGGCATATTTCTGGTCCCCACGCGCACCGATACTCATGGCGTGTCGCGCGACGAGGCGATGGCGTCAGGCCTGGTGCCGGTCACTACCGCTGTCGCCGCAGTTCCAGAGTTCGTGGACGAAACCTGCGGAATTCTCGTCCCGCCTGATGATGCTCAGGCGCTCGCCGACGCTATTGAGCGCTTGTATCACGAACCGGATTTGTTCCTCCGCCTGTCGGAGGCCGCGGCCCGGCGAGTGCGGGCGCAATCTGACGCCGATCTGATGATCGAGCGCGAAATCTCTGTCCTTACCAGCGTGGGCACCTGA
- a CDS encoding C40 family peptidase, translating into MSDRRTTPATDRIALERLRGAVDRPAYTAGRPATVIAPVVDLCAAPDGPRERQLLFGAPVTAVDTEGAWTFVEARDDGYCGWLNSGTLAEGLPPATHRVAVPATHVYHHPDIKNGEVMSLSLGARLAVTGTEGRFACLSGGGFVPLVHLSDQPAGDPVEVAELLLGTPYLWGGNSRSGIDCSGLAQTALRACGRNCPGDSDQQFAAMSHEVPLAEIQRGDLLFWRGHVAMATGPDRMIHANGHTMSVAYEGITAALTRIESAGDGAFLGVRRP; encoded by the coding sequence ATGAGCGACCGGCGCACCACCCCCGCAACCGACCGAATTGCGCTGGAGCGCCTGCGCGGAGCGGTGGACCGCCCCGCCTACACAGCCGGGCGCCCGGCCACGGTCATAGCGCCCGTTGTCGACCTTTGCGCCGCGCCCGACGGCCCGCGCGAGCGGCAACTGCTGTTCGGCGCGCCCGTGACCGCAGTTGATACCGAGGGCGCCTGGACCTTTGTCGAGGCGCGGGACGATGGCTATTGCGGCTGGCTGAACTCGGGCACACTGGCCGAGGGCTTGCCGCCCGCAACCCATCGCGTGGCCGTTCCCGCAACGCATGTTTACCACCACCCCGACATCAAGAATGGCGAGGTAATGTCGCTGTCACTTGGCGCGCGTCTGGCCGTGACCGGGACCGAGGGGCGCTTCGCCTGCCTCTCCGGCGGCGGGTTCGTCCCGTTGGTGCATCTGTCGGACCAACCGGCCGGCGATCCGGTTGAGGTCGCGGAACTGCTGCTCGGCACGCCATATCTGTGGGGCGGCAACAGCCGCTCGGGCATCGATTGCTCGGGGTTGGCGCAGACTGCGCTGCGCGCTTGCGGACGCAACTGCCCCGGCGACAGCGACCAACAATTCGCCGCCATGAGCCACGAGGTGCCGCTGGCCGAAATTCAGCGCGGCGATCTGTTGTTCTGGCGCGGTCATGTGGCCATGGCAACGGGACCTGACCGGATGATCCATGCCAACGGCCACACGATGTCGGTCGCCTACGAAGGCATCACCGCAGCGCTGACCCGGATCGAAAGCGCAGGGGACGGCGCGTTCCTGGGCGTGCGCCGTCCCTGA
- a CDS encoding carbonic anhydrase — protein sequence MSMIQPLPPYLVQRFHGWHATGYQANRSWYRRLAEDGQRPRAMVISCCDSRVHVTSIFGADSGEFFIHRNIANLVPPFTPDGEQHGTSAAIEYAVTTLHVAQLIVMGHTNCGGVDACHEMCSGHAPDLEASTSFVGRWMDILRPGYERVKDLPAERQIPALEEQAVAISLENLMTFPFVSAAVESDQMTLHGLLHDIGTGGLRQYDGERFTAV from the coding sequence ATGTCCATGATCCAACCCCTGCCGCCCTATCTCGTGCAACGCTTTCACGGCTGGCATGCCACCGGTTATCAGGCAAATCGCAGCTGGTACCGACGCCTGGCAGAGGACGGCCAGCGGCCGCGCGCGATGGTCATCTCGTGCTGCGACTCGCGCGTGCACGTGACCTCGATTTTTGGTGCGGATTCCGGCGAATTTTTCATACATCGCAACATCGCGAACCTGGTGCCGCCCTTCACCCCCGATGGTGAGCAGCACGGCACCTCGGCCGCAATCGAATATGCGGTGACCACGCTGCATGTCGCGCAGTTGATCGTCATGGGTCACACTAATTGCGGCGGGGTCGATGCCTGCCACGAAATGTGCTCGGGCCACGCACCGGACCTGGAGGCCTCGACCAGCTTCGTCGGCCGCTGGATGGACATCCTGCGACCGGGCTATGAGCGCGTGAAGGATCTGCCGGCCGAGCGCCAGATCCCGGCCTTGGAGGAGCAGGCAGTGGCGATCTCGCTGGAGAACCTAATGACCTTCCCCTTTGTGAGCGCCGCGGTCGAGAGCGACCAGATGACGCTGCACGGCCTGCTGCACGACATTGGCACGGGCGGTCTGCGTCAGTACGACGGCGAGCGCTTTACCGCAGTCTAG
- the wecC gene encoding UDP-N-acetyl-D-mannosamine dehydrogenase, translating into MSDSTSFGTVCMVGLGYIGLPTAVVFARRGVRMIGFDVNAAAVDKINAGQTHIVEPGLEEALQEVVASGHLRATTTPEAADAFLIAVPTPFREGESAHDPDLRYIESAARAIAPVLKAGDLVILESTSPVGATEQMADWLAAERPDLTFPATHGEQSDIRIAHCPERILPGRALEELVSNDRIIGGMTAACATRARALYELAVEGECIETDCRTAELAKLTENSFRDVNIAFANELSLICDRLGIDVWELIRLANRHPRVNILQPGPGVGGHCIAVDPWFIVSQVPAEARLIRTAREVNDSKPGWVIARVHAAIADWTDANPGRQPQVACFGLAFKADIDDLRESPALAIARTLSAQLPGLMVVEPHTDALPEGLQAARLADTESALAKADIAVLLVDHSQFKSAAPKLRPGTRVIDTRGAWTKAA; encoded by the coding sequence ATGAGCGACAGCACCTCTTTCGGCACCGTCTGCATGGTCGGGCTGGGCTATATCGGGTTGCCGACGGCGGTCGTCTTTGCCCGGCGCGGGGTGCGCATGATCGGCTTTGACGTCAATGCCGCGGCGGTCGACAAGATCAATGCCGGGCAGACCCATATCGTCGAGCCGGGACTGGAGGAGGCGCTGCAGGAGGTCGTCGCTTCGGGTCATTTGCGCGCGACGACCACCCCTGAGGCGGCCGACGCATTCCTCATCGCCGTGCCAACCCCGTTCCGCGAGGGTGAGAGCGCACATGACCCCGATCTGCGCTATATCGAAAGCGCCGCGCGGGCCATTGCGCCGGTCCTGAAAGCGGGGGATCTGGTGATCCTCGAATCGACCAGCCCAGTCGGCGCGACCGAGCAGATGGCGGACTGGCTGGCGGCCGAGCGGCCCGACCTGACCTTTCCCGCCACCCATGGCGAGCAGTCGGACATCCGCATCGCCCATTGCCCGGAACGCATCCTGCCCGGCCGCGCGCTGGAGGAGTTGGTCAGCAACGACCGGATCATCGGCGGCATGACCGCGGCTTGCGCTACCCGGGCGCGCGCGCTCTACGAGCTGGCCGTCGAGGGTGAGTGCATCGAGACCGACTGCCGCACGGCAGAACTCGCCAAGCTGACCGAGAACAGCTTTCGCGATGTCAACATTGCCTTTGCCAACGAATTGTCGCTGATCTGCGACCGCCTCGGCATCGACGTCTGGGAACTTATCCGCCTCGCGAACCGTCATCCACGCGTCAACATCCTCCAACCCGGCCCGGGTGTCGGGGGACATTGCATCGCGGTCGACCCGTGGTTCATCGTAAGCCAGGTCCCTGCCGAGGCACGCCTGATCCGCACCGCGCGCGAGGTCAATGACAGCAAGCCCGGCTGGGTCATCGCGCGCGTCCACGCCGCGATCGCCGACTGGACCGACGCCAACCCCGGCCGCCAGCCGCAGGTCGCCTGCTTCGGCCTGGCTTTCAAGGCCGATATCGACGATCTGCGCGAAAGCCCCGCCCTCGCCATCGCCCGCACGCTGTCGGCCCAGCTCCCCGGCCTGATGGTGGTTGAACCCCACACGGACGCGCTGCCCGAGGGCCTGCAAGCCGCACGCCTGGCTGACACGGAAAGCGCCTTGGCCAAGGCTGACATCGCCGTCCTGCTGGTCGATCACAGCCAGTTCAAGTCCGCGGCGCCAAAGCTGCGTCCGGGAACCCGTGTCATCGACACCCGCGGTGCATGGACCAAAGCCGCATGA
- a CDS encoding leucyl aminopeptidase family protein, which produces MHRSDPDRLRFADPSSTGLPLWVVAPGEWPADLPAGARTHAEACGFTGKAGQTCLLPGGVEGGLAGALFGWGAPGPRTDAAPRERFPLARAVDTLPLGTTWRLAAIPTGVDQGIASLGWLLGLYRFDRYTKPAEGPARAAPICPEGVDRARIEALAAGEALSRDLINTPASDLGPAELEAAARTLAERCGATVEVTTGGDLLAANLPMIHAVGRAAASDRAPRLIDLRFPGSGPRVTLVGKGVCFDTGGLDIKPPSAMGLMKKDMGGAAAVLGLAQMLADLGLTKDIQLRVLIPAVENAIAGDAMRPGDILTSRKGLTVEVNNTDAEGRLVLADALALAAEEAPDWLISMATLTGAARVALGPDLPPMFCDDDDAAAVLLAAGRAAADPIWRMPFWEPYEAMIEPGIADLDNAPSGGFAGAITAALFLRRFTEGAARYAHFDIYGWQPASAPGRPKGGVQQGARAILTALPELLAGSRG; this is translated from the coding sequence ATGCACCGTTCCGACCCCGACCGCCTTCGCTTTGCTGACCCGTCCTCCACCGGGCTGCCGCTGTGGGTGGTCGCGCCGGGGGAATGGCCGGCGGACCTGCCCGCCGGCGCGCGCACCCATGCCGAGGCCTGCGGTTTTACGGGCAAGGCTGGCCAGACCTGCCTTCTGCCCGGCGGGGTCGAGGGAGGCTTGGCCGGGGCCCTGTTTGGCTGGGGCGCGCCCGGCCCGCGCACCGACGCAGCCCCGCGCGAGCGGTTCCCCCTCGCCCGCGCCGTTGACACTTTGCCGCTGGGAACTACCTGGCGGCTGGCCGCGATCCCGACGGGCGTCGATCAGGGCATCGCCAGCCTTGGCTGGTTGCTCGGACTCTACCGATTCGACCGCTACACAAAACCCGCCGAAGGCCCGGCGCGCGCCGCCCCCATCTGTCCGGAGGGGGTGGATCGCGCCCGGATCGAAGCGCTCGCCGCCGGTGAGGCGCTGAGCCGCGACCTGATCAACACTCCGGCTTCGGACCTGGGCCCGGCGGAGTTGGAGGCCGCCGCCCGCACGCTGGCCGAGCGCTGTGGCGCGACGGTCGAGGTGACCACGGGCGGCGATCTGCTGGCCGCCAACCTGCCCATGATCCACGCCGTGGGCCGCGCCGCTGCCAGCGACCGGGCGCCGCGCCTGATCGACCTGCGCTTTCCCGGCTCAGGCCCGCGCGTGACGCTGGTTGGCAAGGGCGTCTGCTTTGACACCGGCGGCCTTGATATCAAGCCGCCTTCGGCCATGGGCCTGATGAAAAAAGACATGGGCGGCGCGGCGGCCGTCCTCGGTCTGGCGCAGATGCTGGCCGATCTGGGCCTGACCAAGGACATCCAACTGCGCGTGCTGATCCCTGCGGTCGAGAACGCCATTGCCGGCGATGCGATGCGGCCCGGCGATATCCTGACCAGTCGCAAGGGCCTGACCGTCGAGGTGAACAATACCGACGCCGAGGGGCGGCTTGTGCTGGCCGATGCCCTCGCGCTCGCGGCAGAGGAGGCGCCGGACTGGCTGATCTCGATGGCAACGCTGACCGGCGCGGCACGGGTGGCGCTGGGGCCCGACCTGCCGCCGATGTTCTGTGACGATGACGATGCAGCGGCGGTGCTGCTCGCCGCGGGACGCGCCGCCGCCGACCCGATCTGGCGCATGCCCTTCTGGGAGCCTTACGAGGCCATGATCGAGCCCGGCATCGCCGATCTGGACAACGCCCCTTCGGGCGGCTTTGCCGGCGCGATCACCGCCGCGCTGTTCCTGCGCCGCTTTACCGAGGGTGCCGCCCGCTACGCCCATTTCGACATCTATGGCTGGCAGCCAGCCTCGGCCCCCGGCCGCCCGAAGGGGGGCGTCCAGCAGGGCGCCCGGGCGATCCTGACCGCATTGCCAGAGCTGCTTGCGGGATCGCGCGGATGA